In Porites lutea chromosome 8, jaPorLute2.1, whole genome shotgun sequence, the genomic stretch tatcgCCATGATGTCAGTTAAGATGCAAAAATAATCTTAATTTGTGGAAAGTAACACAAAAGAGTTAAAGTTCTTTACTGATTCAATTAAATCTTTTTAGACATTCCTCAGTCGTAGAGAAAACTCTTTCACTTACAGGTTTCCAGGATTGCAGAAGTTTGGTTTGTACCCATTTAAGTATTGAAgagttaaattttcaaaaagtcagAGAGGGGTTTTTCAATTTGTCTGGCTTCAATAGAAAGAAAGCGATCCGCCCTTTGTGTACTGCCTGACAATCCATTCATATTTATAAGGGTAAAGAAATTCACcgttttcacatagaccataatgaaGCCTATTCACCTGACAAAACTTTGCATAAATATTGTTTTGATTTCCCTTGGGACAACTGTATTACCCTagagaaaatggaaacaatggttatgcaaaattctggagggtaaacaaggtgtattatggtcTGTGAAAGTGGTGAATAAGTcctttcaaaataaaacaattagaATTAGATAGAAAGGATTTTCAAAACTAAAGGGAAATGTacttcttttctgtttttttttttagccctaTTGGGTGGTCAGGAAGTGGTTGTCAAGTAAAATGGATGAACAATGACAAAACCGAATGCAGCTGCAATCACTTGACTCATTTTGCGGTTCTGATGCAGTTTGATTCGACTTCTGCAGGGAGCAGTAAAATCAGAATAACTAAGGTCAGACTTTCTTAGGAAAAATTTGTAACATTGCCTGTTGAGTAACTCTTAACGCTGCTTCACCTTGTCACCTTCACACTTGTCACGTCAATTGCGTGAATCAGGAAATACTGCATTTCCAATCCGGTCTTTTTACTACTCTCAACAAAAGTCGTTCCTCAGTAACATTGTTTTCATACTTTACTTGCCAAGTCTACCAGCCATAATTGCTGTCTGGttccatgtaaggtaatccaagacagatCCACCTTGTGGGTTCCAGATTCCAGGAACTGGATTCCTGATGCTTTCTCATTGGAATCTGGATTCCAATTTCCAATCGTTGGcggaattccggattcctttaCCTGAATTCTAGATTCTGAAGcctgggattccagattcctgaagcaaaaatttcccgcaTTCCGGAATCAGGAATACCTTACATCAGTGGGGCGAGCTGTCATTCCAATTATTTGCATTAAAAGATTTTCTCTGTTCATTTATCCTGTACAGGCAGATGAAAGGATACTGAACATTCTCACTTACGTTGGTCTGACGCTGTCCCTcattggaataacatcgacaatAATCTGCTACGCTTTTCTTACGTACGTGTTAATCTTTAAAATCCCAGTAAAATCTGTTCATCTGTTATACTTCGTCTATTTGTCAGTTCATTTTcatatttgtttaaatatttgtCTTGAACAGGGAGCTTGCAACGCCATTATCCCAGATCAGGATAAGCCTCGTCACTTGTCTAGGAGCAGGACAAATTATCTTTCTTACTGGTATAAACGCGACCAAAAGCAAGGTATTGGCCGTATTCACACTAGAggcggattatccgtctgagacggatAATCCTTCctcaaacacaggaaaaattacagattgccatttttggatattttagggtatttaaagaatacccataaaaatcccaaatttggcaaagtgagacaagtcccaaccagggaattcccaaccaagttccctgactgggacttgtctcactcttccaactcgtgatatttcaaaattgtctcaaatttcactcgcctaacggctcttgaaattacgtataacaattttgaaatatcactcgtggtatttatgccaaatatcactacaaatcatgctattacctataccaatttcgaaatatcgctagtggtatttatgccaaatatcactacaaatcatgctattacctatactaatactgacaccccgttaatacgatcactttctatggcccccccCCCAGTGTCCGTGTTAACGGGGTTTGACAGCATGTGAATATGAATATGTCCAACTTTGTTCCAGGGCGTCTGTGTAGCAGTAGCAGCTATGATTCAGTATTTCATCATGGCCGCTTTCTGTTGGATGCTAATCGAGGGAGTTTACCTTTACATGTTTGTTGTTAAAGTTTACAACGTGAGCAGCAAGATGAAAATTTGCCACGGAGTTTCGTGGGGTAGGTTTACTTTGTAGGTGGCAGTTTGGGCGTTTAGTAATTGAGCATTTTCAAGGTTTCGAGTCAATTCTGTACTAGGAGTCTGCTATATATGACTAAAACCTGGTTCTGATATGCCGCCGAGGTATCTGCGACAGTACTGCCTACAATACTACTCCAAAATAGTAGGATATATCGCCTCCGGTAACAAGAAACATCGCGGGCCTTTACCGCCGGCACGCTTGCGAAGTCGAACTCGAGTCAACTTCGCAGGCATGCCGGCCGTAAAGACTGACATGGCATCGGTTGCCGGCGATTTCTGATCTCATATCGGAACGGTGTCGCGGGCAGTACCGGCAGCTATATCGCAGGTAGATCGGCGGCTtatgagaaccaggcttaaGAGTTTTCTGAACGCTCTGATTAAAGCAGCTGTGTCACGCATGTATTAAATTTCTAACAATGGGAACTACTGCCACTAAAttaagtgaaaataaaaataaccactcAAACGTGAAAGGAAGGTATATATAAAATGGACAAACCTGGagaagattgaaacagattgTAATTGTGGCTTTTAAAAACTTCTTAGCCTATAacttttttaaagttcatttttgcCGTTTGGGAGAGATACATTTCTGACACGAAGGTGGAATTTTGTCATTCACGAGTAATTTCTCATAGCCTGCGAATAAGGATACCTACAAATTGTAGTTAgcattattaacaaaatgaaccagACAGCCGCAGCACAGTCCCTTTCAAGCAGTACGCAAAATATCAAATTATgttatttgatattttttattttgtattttactttcatACACAGGTATCCCTGCTGCAATGGTCGCGTTATCGCTGTTTATTGCAGCCAGAATGGACGGGATCAAAAGTTTTGTTCATGAAGAATAGTAAGAACTGCATTTGATAtgttgatttatttatttaatcaatcaattatttatttatttacaaattaaactTCGCCAAGAGGCCTGGAACACTCACGGAGCAAGCTCCACTCCACTCTATATCAGTCTGACTCTATATTATGGTTTGAAATACCacatttcctcgaataatagaaGGGGgcgataattttctttttcgcaccaaaagggggcgattattcgagggaggcgattatttcaaatattactTGTCTtagtaaatattttgttttattatctcATTAAATCGAAAAGTAGTCTCATCGAATTAACTAAGCGTTGGCTTTctttaagtgttccaaatttggtccttgattaattttcagggTTAATTGTCAGTGTCAATATaaacatttaaatgaaagcaTTTGTTATCCAAACGGGTGTCAATTTATAGTTTGACAGGGAGaggataaaagaaagagaacaaagCAAGAGGGGCGATTAATCGGATTAATCGAGAGAAGCGATTAATCGAGGGAGGGCTATTATTGGAGGAAATACAGTAATTCAACTTTTCTttaaagtacaaaaaatatCGACGTCGATCTTTCAATAGTTATTGGACAAATGATTATCAATTTAGGATTTAAGCCAGTGAAAAGCGAAGAAACATTTTAATAATAACTCCGTTTGTCTAATATACAGTAGATCAGTATTGTCGGAATCGAATTTAAGTTAAGAAGCGTTTGGAACAAACCAACACATTCAGCAATTTCtccatatttttttattttgtttcagttgCTGGATGTCTTCTTCTGGTAATCTGATCTGGATATTCGTGTCGTTTGTTGTAGCAGTGGAAATAGTAAGTGAAACTTATTCTCATGTATGGCCCGAAAATTGAAGACCTCCATAAATTGCTGATTTCAAGGTTGGGCTGTGACGGGTGTATCCTTACCTTTGCTGGGATAATTCTCTCTTGCACCTGCAGTTTCCtagctttatatgctttaataAAAGGCGTCTCCCGTGCCCAAATTTACCCCAAAATGgatttgtcattttttggtCTCCCGGCGAACTTAACTTCACACTCATTTTGTAAAAGGAAGCATAAAACTTGTTGTATTTTGGTGTGTGTTTTTCTTATCTTCACGTCGTTAAGaaagaagtgtttttttttttttttcagataaacCTTTTTATCCTGGTGCGCGTTATCAAGGAAATGACGACAATGCAACAAGCAAAAGACAACCATTCTGAACAAATAAGGTAATAAGAATGTTATTTTGGCACGATTTCGTTTAGGCTAAATAGATGTTCCGTTCTGATAAACGCAAGATTGAATACTGTCTAATTTTTGTAGGCTTGGCATTAGAGCATGCGTGGTACTTTTGCCCTTACTTGGGGTCACGTGGCTCTTCGGCGCACTTTCTTCAACGCACAAAGCCTTTGTCTACATTTTCGTCATCGTCAACTCCACTCAGGTGaattaaattttgattttaaaccGTTTTCTGAATTGTATAAACTCCAACCCCACTTTACGTTTGTTTAAGTGGTCAGTTCTCTTCGTTTCTGCGGAAAGCCCcttcattttctctaaattcctCCCGCTTATTACCGAACCAGTCTAATCGACAGAATTCTCAAAGACAGTAAATCTCACTAATAAGGAAACTTTATTGTCAGGTGTTCGGTAATATCATTACTTcttatgaaagtaaaaaaaatcttcGTATGATAGTAGCAGACGAGTCATAAGATCAAGTCAAGACATCAATTCTGACTGTTTTGGCAGCAATTGAGCTGGGCAGAGTACTGTCTTTGATTAAGAAATATGTAAATGAGCAACTTTCCACGGGCATTAAGTTCGCGGAAAAATAACTTTGTGTAAGTTAAAGTTATGTCTTCTTTGATGATTGTAATATCCCGTTATATTTTCCTTTACTGAATTTTTATCCAATAAACAGTTTAGTTTTGACTTAAGTGACATGACTGATATGGGGACTTTCTGTTGTCGCCTCTGTGTTGGTATTAACGGGGTTCGACTAAATTTGTAATAATGACTTTTTCAAAACCACAAGACACGTTTGACGAGTAAATAATCTTTTCttgtagacatattaaattctgcaagcagaatactgcaatgctgaccGTACCACGtgaaattaactctgcaagacatcaacacgacactgaaagaactcaaaacagagcgggattgtagtcatagacagctgtttcgccctttttggggctcgtcagtatggcgcaacaaccagagaaagctctgatgaaaaatatccgcgcacttTGACTTTAAGCCCTGACCCAGAACTCttaacacccacagaatcacgtcATACCGTGTGTCTTCTaggggggcaagagtccaagtgtcaagttgatgtctcgcagagaaaataaagaattggccaaaaccaacctaaaaaaagcaagaattacagcatatcggatctataaaagatctacggcccaaaaattcataaagtgcaaacattaaccacaaaggactgcaaaggaccgcaaacgaatatgtcgaagaacgtaggatttataaagacctgatcagcaaaaataataatgtagacatattaaattctgcaagcagaatactgcaaagctgatcgtactacgttcttcggcatattcgtttgcggtcctttgcagtcctttgtggttaatgtttgcacaatcttttcttgtttttcaggGTTTCTTTATCTTTGTTTTCCATTGTCTTAGAAACAGTGAGGTATGTACAACTTTTGGAATCGAAAACCCTTGCAGTATCGAATAGCACTAATCcctaaagcctggttttcactagcgcataagcataagcacaagcataagcacaaggccgTGGCCCAATCATAGGtcactttgacccagacctcatgCAAACATATGAAAAGCCGTATGACGGACgcttcgtccgccatcttgtttatcattGGGTTGGGGAGAGCTGGTATCGAAAATTGAGTCAAATATGCCATTCTGTGCGTGCGTGCGTAAGTGGTACAAGTTTTCCCGCGCAATCATCGGGTGCCATTGCAAGATAATAACTAGCAACACGCAAGTGATCGGAGTAGAAAAATTTTTCACTAAGGTGTCAGATACACGCTGCGAAAATTTAATATACTTTTATTACTATGTTCATACGTATTTTATAAGGGAGTCCACAATGTATTGGTAGTATATGTCTGTAGGCTAATTCTTTTATTGCTCTACAACTGTGATGGGGAAGatgacttagggcctgtttacatggagtgggggaccccggtctagtggggtaagtttcttttgttttcacgctctgggggacacaaaacacaagaaacttacccactagaccggggtcccccactccatgtaaacagggtcttagtaTAGacctttttaagcttttttagcttttatgttttgttttcccaaaacAGGTTATGTAATAATACCCGAGGGGACtgcttctttcaaatttcgtctatGTACGCATATGTACGCATGTGCAAATGTACGACAAAGGGTCAAATTCCCCTGGGACCTcaataggaaaacaaaacatacaagctaaggGATCTATTTCCATGATAATCACTTTTTGTCTACAGATCAGGGAGAGGTTCAAAAAAAGAGTCAGACTGGTGCATCCAGTTGCAAGTGATGGCACCAGCGTTTATAAAAGGCAGTCGGAGATAAAAGACAGTAGTTGAGTCATCTTTCTCAGAAAGATTGATTTAAAGACAAACAGTACTGGCGCCTTAGACAAAACTACTTTTTGAATCCTCCATTTGGTCCGGGTGGGATGGGTGAGTTGAGATCAAACGTAGTGACCTCGCCTCCCTTTGTCTCCTTGGACTCAACGTTGGCTTTCAAATGTCGTTACAATGTCGAACAATGTTGGCAACTGTACATAACAATGTTTTTCATGACGTGACGGTGAAGCACCCACTGTTTGACCTGCCCTTAAACCTTTGTATACTAACAGAACAATGTAGAAAAAGAtgcattttaagattttaaacgAATTCTATTTCATACAAACAAGAGACAGAGAAACTATCGATGCAAGCAGTGCTGACCAAGTGTAGTTTGTGCTTCAGGAGCTGGGCACTTAGGTCCGTTGCGTACTTCCCCGCAGCCTGTTCAGTATTAAGATTCTAGCTTACAGCTTTCAAAGTACAACGATGAAACTATAAGTTAGCGAAACAAAATGGATTTGTTTAATGGTGGGGTCCACAGTACAGCAGTGAGCCATTCGATAACCAAATACTTCATAAAACAACCACAATTGCATTAACCATAGTCATGTTGACAACTAGTGTTGCAacttatacagtggaacctctatacAACGAAGGTTCAAGGCACCTGCAGAATAAGTTCGCTATAAAGAGGTTATGTTAAATCAAGATTCTTTTTCATAAATTGTATTATTTCTGAGgcgaagaaaatcgttcgtcaTAGCTAGGGTTTCATTatatagaggtttgttatatcgaggttccactgtataaacATGTGGCGTGCGCCACTTTCGATCCATGACTGGCCAAAAAGATCGTAGCTTCTGGGACAGGAGTGTTTGCTACCCACATGCAATGTTCTGCTCATGcaggaagaaacaaaaactgttttaataCAGATAACCCATTGTTTTTGTGCTGTTCGTGtatatttttcttcattttttttctgttaactgTGACATATTTCTAAAaacgctggaaaaaaaaaaagtaaaacaaaacaaacgcaAACACACTAGTTAAATAATTGTAGTGCTAGCTGATTTGGCGAAATATCAATATCTGTCATTGCCTTGCAGTTAGTTGTCTCTGTATAAGCAAATACTTCATGTGCttacaatgaaatttttctGAATCTTTTCCAAACTATTGTGAattaattattcaaaatatttcctcgtTTGCGATTAGCCTAAATTCCCTTACTAGATCTTCATGACCAGATGAGTTGTTGACCAAATttaacataataataatttaaaaatgacgtcaattgtATAAATAATAAACAGAAAAGGGGACAGCAGAATGCGCGGCTGTGGCTGAACTGTTTTGGCATAGCAGAGCTCAGTGGAGAAACTGGCAGACGATTTCACTCCTTAagttgaagaagaaatagctgAGATACTTCCTAGAAACATAGGCAAGAGCAGCAAAAATACCACTTACTCGACGAATGGCAACTGCTATTTGACGACTGTCTGCTGGAATAAACTACAGAGGAACAGGTAAATGCTATGAAGGCGACAGCCTGACATTATCGATTCAGGTCAGTACGAAGCCATTTTTTGGTGATGGAAATATTCTGAATGGTAACACCTTTGTCATGAAAGACCACTATTATTGGATTCGGATTTTCTATTCGGAATTCTTTATGTCATACTCAGCTTTGTCCAATAATTGCTGTGTAAAACACGCGCACACATACACCCACACACCCACATTTTACACGAAAAACGTGGTAGAGGTAGAGGTAGAGTTGTTTATTCAGAACCCCTTGTAGCTAAGAGCTGGATAAAAGAATCTTGGGCAAATTAAACATAATTAACGTTTATCGTATGACAAAAAATCTAAATAATTCACAGATACAAATTCTGACAATCTTTTTGTCTtacacattttgttattatAGTTCCGACAGCGTCGTAACGAGTAAGAGTGAACGGTAATTATACCCTTGCATTCATAGCAAGGCCAAACACAGGGTTGGATGGTTTTAAATTACGCATTAAAGATTCGCAAGCAGCACCCCTACGGTCTTCTAAAGACGGCAGGACACTTAGTATCAATGCCTCGTCATAATGTAAGTTCGGAAGAATTATCTCAAGGGCTCCCTGGTCAATAAGAGCCTCCCTTTTCCTGTTTTAAAAATATGGGTTGCTTTGCAGGAATTCAGTTAAAGACAGGAGTTCGACTATTAAAACACAGTTGTGTCTTCGATGCGGCTTATGGTCATCTTTTGGTCGAATGCATTTCGCAGTTACGTAGTTGCGCCAAATTTCATTTACCTACAACCCTTCACTTGACAGCTAACGAACTGAGAAAGTGAAGCTTTTATCCGCAAAGTTTAACAACTATCTTTATAGACTTTTGGATTGTTGCTATTAATTTTGATGTTATTTACGGCTACCCGATTTATAGCTCACTCGAAAAAGTGCCGGTAACCTGCTCGGACAGGAGGCCGTAGGTCCTAAAAACCTGGTTACGTAGTTCATGGTGTCTGTTACCCCGGGTACCAGAGGTTTGTCTGgcgtgcggcgggaattttcggtgtggGCCGAAGGCCAACACATCTTCGGCCGTAGGCCCGGAGCCAGAAAAGTCTCTGTCACCCATGGTAGGTATCTGTGAAAAATCCGCTCTAAGTGCAGACTATCGTGTCATTGGCCGAGAACATTAAGCCGttggccttgtctccttcatccttaaacataattaaaaaaaaaaaaaa encodes the following:
- the LOC140946161 gene encoding adhesion G protein-coupled receptor L4-like yields the protein MSGTIDPQPDYLRKNVTLVFSNLKEVTGKRVCAFWNLNLNYSPIGWSGSGCQVKWMNNDKTECSCNHLTHFAVLMQFDSTSAGSSKIRITKADERILNILTYVGLTLSLIGITSTIICYAFLTELATPLSQIRISLVTCLGAGQIIFLTGINATKSKGVCVAVAAMIQYFIMAAFCWMLIEGVYLYMFVVKVYNVSSKMKICHGVSWGIPAAMVALSLFIAARMDGIKSFVHEEYCWMSSSGNLIWIFVSFVVAVEIINLFILVRVIKEMTTMQQAKDNHSEQIRLGIRACVVLLPLLGVTWLFGALSSTHKAFVYIFVIVNSTQVN